One genomic segment of Panicum virgatum strain AP13 chromosome 2N, P.virgatum_v5, whole genome shotgun sequence includes these proteins:
- the LOC120662713 gene encoding proline-rich receptor-like protein kinase PERK9: MVMPPRSSSSGMQSIRRELQRRRPKPLAPRRSAASKPSPPPPLEGARCKCREPRPLPPRHEDPSSAASKSPPRSVGTHAPRPPWPRPHPSPRPTAISPSTPPPPPPPPPRSASSSIGSASPSTLGTDDHIRPGTEVGVRTRTTTLKTGEALVLWLRGMIVSPVHGGYEVVYDGNWPPGDPYGTVHVPPQHVRMIKPSPSPTNPPPSLPPYRYSAPSSSASDATTTAAAARKKEMRPAPRPTTEGKSLHLIRSLLPEMENQARAPGYY, encoded by the coding sequence ATGGTGAtgccgccgcgctcctcctcgtccgGCATGCAGAGCATCCGCCGCGAGCTCCAGCGAAGGAGGCCCAAGCCCTTGGCGCCCAGGAGATCGGCCGCCAGCAAGCcgtccccgccaccgccgctggagGGTGCACGCTGCAAGTGCCGGGAGCCACGCCCTCTTCCACCACGACACGAGGATCCGTCGTCCGCCGCCTCAAAGTCCCCACCACGCTCCGTCGGCACCCACGCGCCGCGACCGCCGTGGCCTCGGCCTCACCCTTCGCCGCGCCCCACTGCCATCTctccctccacgccgccgccgccgcctcctcctccgccccgaTCCGCCTCATCCTCGATCGGGTCCGCGAGCCCGTCCACCCTCGGCACCGACGACCACATCAGACCCGGCACTGAGGTTGGTGTCCGCACGAGGACCACGACGCTGAAGACTGGGGAGGCTCTCGTGTTGTGGCTCAGAGGGATGATCGTGTCGCCCGTCCATGGAGGCTACGAGGTCGTCTACGACGGCAATTGGCCGCCCGGTGACCCCTACGGCACCGTCCACGTCCCGCCCCAACACGTCAGGATGATCaagccctcgccgtcgccgacgaatccgccgccgtccctgccTCCGTACAGGTACAGCGCCCCTAGCTCGTCCGCCTCCGACGCCACCACCACTGCGGCCGCCGCACGGAAGAAGGAGATGCGGCCAGCGCCGAGGCCGACTACCGAGGGGAAGAGCCTGCACCTCATCCGCAGCCTCTTGCCGGAGATGGAGAACCAGGCCCGGGCTCCAGGATACTACTAG